GGGCGATAAACGTAATTGGAACGCTTGACCTCCGACAGCGACGCACTTGGCTCGGCCGAATACCAGTGCCCGGGAAAGACGGTTGGGTCACCCGGAAGCTCGGCGAGCTGTCGCAGGCTGCGGTACATCTCGTCGGAATCACCGCCGGGAAAGTCTGTGCGTCCACAGCCTTCCAGGAATAGCGTGTCACCGGCGACCAGCCGGCCGTCGAGTAGAAAGCACTGACTGCCTGGGGTATGCCCGGGTGTGTGCAGCAGCTCGATGTCGATGTCGCCGACGCTGACCTTGTCCCCATGCTCATGGGTGATCAGGTCGCCGACAGGAATCCCAGTGACTCGCGAAACCCACAGCGCTTCATGGGTGTTCACGTGCACGGGTACAGATGCCCGCTCCAGCAGCTCAGCCAGTCCCGGCAGCTGAAAACCCATCATCGAGCCGCCCACATGGTCTGGATGATGGTGGGTCACCAGCACACCCGATAGCTGCATATCGTCGGATTCGAGCGCGTCGAGCAGATCCCCGGCAGCGTAGGCCGGGTCGACCACCACGCAGTCCCCGGTTGTGCGATCTCCGATCAGGTAGGCAAAGTTGCGCATTTGCGTCGCGAACATGTCGCCGACGGCGAAATCGCGACCGGAGAGCAGTTGACGGAAGTACAGCCGGTCCTTGGACACGCAACCAGCCTATGTCTTGTCCATCGCCGCCCAGACCGCGTCTTGGCGTTTGCAGCCCGGGACACGTTAATGCGGAGTCTTGGGGTCTGACTGTGGGTGCGGTGGGTATCTTTGGTCCATGCTGAAGAGGGTCGAGATAGAGGTTGATGACGACCTTATCCAAAAGGTCATCCGGCGGTACCGTGTGAAGGGTGCGCGCGAGGCTGTCAACCTTGCGCTGCGAACGTTGCTCGGCGAGGCGGATACCGCGGAGCATGGGCACGATGACGAGTACGACGAGTTCAGCGATCCCAATGCCTGGGTTCCGCGGCGGAGCCGCGACACAGGGTGATCCCGTCCAATCTTGGACGACTTGGTCCGTAGCTGCATGGGTGGCACCGGTGGTTTGGTGGCGTTGCGCGCCAGGCTGTACCCTCTTTTAGGCCCGCGGCACGACCCGACTGGTCGCTACGGGTGAGCGGCCCCCTTAGCTCAGTCGGCAGAGCGTTTCCATGGTAAGGAAAAGGTCAACGGTTCGATTCCGTTAGGGGGCTCGGCGGACGCCGGGCAGGCTGGCGGTGCGTACCAGAGGCGATGTAGCTCAGTCGGTTAGAGCGAACGACTCATAATCGTTAGGTCGCCGGTTCGAGTCCGGCCATCGCTACAACACAACAGCAAGACTCGTTAGAGAGAACGGATATGGCTTCCAGTACCGACGTGCGGCCGAAGATCACTTTGGCATGCGAGGTGTGCAAGCACCGTAACTACATCACCAAAAAGAACCGCCGCAACGACCCGGACCGGCTGGAGCTGAAGAAGTTCTGCCCGAATTGCGGCAAACACCAGGCGCACCGCGAGACGCGGTAACCGCCGACCCGCGAGCAGTTGCTGAGACTGACTAGGTAGGTTCTACAGCCGTGGCGTTGAGCGCAGACATCGTTGGGATGCATTACCGGTATCCCGACCACTACGAGGTGGAGCGGGAGAAGATTCGCGAGTACGCCGTCGCCGTTCAAAACGACGACGCGTGGTATTTCGAGGAGGACGGCGCCGCCGAACTCGGGTATAAGGGCTTGCTGGCTCCGTTGACGTTTATCTGTGTGTTCGGCTACAAGGCCCAGGCGGCGTTCTTCAAGCATGCGAACATCGCGACCGCGGAGGCGCAGATCGTCCAGGTAGACCAAGTGCTGAAATTCGAGAAACCGATCGTGGCGGGCGACAAGCTGTACTGCGACGTCTATGTGGATTCGGTGCGTGAGGCGCACGGCACCCAGATCATCGTGACCAAGAACATCGTCACCAACGAGGAAGGTGACCTCGTGCAGGAGACCTATACGACCCTGGCGGGCCGTGCCGGCGAGGATGGAGAGGGATTTTCTGATGGCGCTGCGTGAGTTCAGCTCGGTGAAGGTCGGAGACCAGCTTCCGGAGAAGACCTACCCGCTGACCCGCCAGGATCTGGTGAACTACGCCGGAGTTTCGGGTGACTTGAACCCGATTCACTGGGACGACGAGATCGCCAAGGTCGTCGGGCTGGACACCGCGATCGCTCACGGCATGTTGACGATGGGGATCGGCGGTGGCTACGTCACATCCTGGGTTGGCGACCCGGGCGCGGTCACCGAGTACAACGTGCGGTTCACTGCGGTGGTTCCGGTGCCCAATGACGGCAAGGGCGCCGAGCTGGTGTTCAACGGTCGGGTGAAATCGGTTGATCCTGAGAGCAAGTCGGTGACCATCGCACTCACCGCTACTACCGGCGGCAAGAAGATTTTCGGGCGGGCCATCGCCTCGGCGAAGTTAGCGTAGTTTATGGCGCTCAAGACCGATATCCGCGGGATGATTTGGCGGTACCCGGACTACTTCATCGTGGGCCGTGAGCAATGCCGCGAGTTTGCCCGAGCTGTCAAGTGCGACCACCCGGCCTTTTTCAGCGAGGAAGCGGCCGCCGACCTCGGTTACGACGCGCTGGTTGCTCCGCTGACCTTCGTGACGATCCTCGCCAAATATGTGCAACTGGACTTCTTCCGCCACGTCGACGTGGGCATGGAGACGATGCAGATCGTTCAGGTCGACCAGCGGTTCGTGTTCCACAAACCCGTGCTCGCCGGGGACAAGTTGTGGGCTCGGATGGACATCCATTCGGTGGACGAGCGGTTCGGCGCAGACATCGTCGTTACCAGAAACCTCTGCACCAACGACGACGGTGAGCTGGTCATGGAGGCCTACACCACGCTGATGGGCCAGCAGGGTGATGGTTCCGCCAGACTCAAATGGGACAAGGAATCCGGGCAGGTCATCAGGACCGCGTAATTAGCAACTGGCCGCTGCGGCCATGTACACTCGGACCTCGGGGTTTTCCCAACATCGGCGCGCTTTCCGTGAGTTCAACGAGCGGAGTGTCGTCTCCACTTTCGGTTCGCGATCACCGAACGGAGGGCGCGCGTGTCATGTGAGCCCCGGCGTAGTGGGTTGGCCAGGGCCTGGTCTGGTCTTGCCTGCCAACCGCGAAGGGGCGTAGCTCAACTGGCAGAGCAGCGGTCTCCAAAACCGCAGGTTGCAGGTTCAAGTCCTGTCGCCCCTGCTGAAGGCGAACGTTCGACGACGATGCAGGCACGGCCTGAAGAGGAGACGGACCATAGGTATGTGCCATGGTGGACACTGGAAGGTGCCCCACCAGAGCGGAACGGCTCGCGGGGTAGCTAGTAAACGAAGGAGCATGCGGTGAGCGACGAAGGCGA
Above is a window of Mycobacterium tuberculosis H37Rv DNA encoding:
- a CDS encoding glyoxalase II (hydroxyacylglutathione hydrolase (GLX II). Cofactor: binds two zinc ions.) → MSKDRLYFRQLLSGRDFAVGDMFATQMRNFAYLIGDRTTGDCVVVDPAYAAGDLLDALESDDMQLSGVLVTHHHPDHVGGSMMGFQLPGLAELLERASVPVHVNTHEALWVSRVTGIPVGDLITHEHGDKVSVGDIDIELLHTPGHTPGSQCFLLDGRLVAGDTLFLEGCGRTDFPGGDSDEMYRSLRQLAELPGDPTVFPGHWYSAEPSASLSEVKRSNYVYRPASLDQWRMLMGG
- a CDS encoding hypothetical protein (A core mycobacterial gene; conserved in mycobacterial strains (See Marmiesse et al., 2004 PMID:14766927).), which encodes MGSDCGCGGYLWSMLKRVEIEVDDDLIQKVIRRYRVKGAREAVNLALRTLLGEADTAEHGHDDEYDEFSDPNAWVPRRSRDTG
- the rpmG2 gene encoding 50S ribosomal protein L33 (rpmG2. Note that Mycobacterium tuberculosis has a second rpmG gene); the protein is MASSTDVRPKITLACEVCKHRNYITKKNRRNDPDRLELKKFCPNCGKHQAHRETR
- the hadA gene encoding (3R)-hydroxyacyl-ACP dehydratase subunit HadA, whose protein sequence is MALSADIVGMHYRYPDHYEVEREKIREYAVAVQNDDAWYFEEDGAAELGYKGLLAPLTFICVFGYKAQAAFFKHANIATAEAQIVQVDQVLKFEKPIVAGDKLYCDVYVDSVREAHGTQIIVTKNIVTNEEGDLVQETYTTLAGRAGEDGEGFSDGAA
- the hadB gene encoding (3R)-hydroxyacyl-ACP dehydratase subunit HadB, translating into MALREFSSVKVGDQLPEKTYPLTRQDLVNYAGVSGDLNPIHWDDEIAKVVGLDTAIAHGMLTMGIGGGYVTSWVGDPGAVTEYNVRFTAVVPVPNDGKGAELVFNGRVKSVDPESKSVTIALTATTGGKKIFGRAIASAKLA
- the hadC gene encoding (3R)-hydroxyacyl-ACP dehydratase subunit HadC, translated to MALKTDIRGMIWRYPDYFIVGREQCREFARAVKCDHPAFFSEEAAADLGYDALVAPLTFVTILAKYVQLDFFRHVDVGMETMQIVQVDQRFVFHKPVLAGDKLWARMDIHSVDERFGADIVVTRNLCTNDDGELVMEAYTTLMGQQGDGSARLKWDKESGQVIRTA